One segment of Panicum virgatum strain AP13 chromosome 3K, P.virgatum_v5, whole genome shotgun sequence DNA contains the following:
- the LOC120698513 gene encoding auxin transporter-like protein 2, whose amino-acid sequence MVPAGEHAEDAIVADAGNGKDGDQALRAMGVAGDDDAEHQQQRDGGFSMRSLLWHGGSVWDAWFSCASNQVAQVLLTLPYSFSQLGMLSGVLLQIFYGLMGSWTAYLISVLYVEYRARKEKEGVSFKNHVIQWFEVLDGLLGPYWKAAGLAFNCTFLLFGSVIQLIACASNIYYINDRLDKRTWTYIFGACCATTVFIPSFHNYRVWSFLGLGMTTYTAWYLTIAAAVHGQVDGVTHSGPNKLVLYFTGATNILYTFGGHAVTVEIMHAMWKPRKFKYIYLLATLYVFTLTLPSAAAMYWAFGDQLLTHSNAFSLLPRTGWRDAAVILMLIHQFITFGFACTPLYFVWEKAVGMHGTRSVLKRALARLPIVVPIWFLAIIFPFFGPINSAVGALLVSFTVYVIPALAHMLTYRSASARLNAAEKPPSFLPSWSGMFVVNAFVVAWVLVVGFGLGGWASVANFIKQIDTFGLFARCYQCPPKPHAGSPLPAPPHH is encoded by the exons ATGGTGCCGGCCGGCGAGCACGCGGAGGACGCCATCGTGGCGGACGCCGGCAACGGCAAGGACGGGGATCAGGCGCTGCGCGCGATGGGcgtggccggcgacgacgacgccgagcaTCAGCAGCAGCGCGACGGCGGGTTCAGCATGAGGAGCCTGCTGTGGCACGGCGGCTCCGTCTGGGACGCCTGGTTCAGCTGCGCCTCCAACCAG GTGGCGCAGGTGCTGCTGACGCTGCCCTACTCCTTCTCGCAGCTGGGCATGCTCTCCGGCGTGCTGCTCCAGATCTTCTACGGCCTCATGGGCAGCTGGACCGCCTACCTCATCAGCGTCCTCTACGTCGAGTACCGCGCCCGCAAGGAGAAGGAAGGCGTCAGCTTCAAGAACCACGTCATCCAG TGGTTCGAGGTCCTGGACGGGCTCCTGGGCCCGTACTGGAAGGCCGCCGGGCTCGCGTTCAACTGCACGTTCCTGCTCTTCGGCTCGGTCATCCAGCTGATCGCCTGCGCAAG CAACATCTACTACATCAACGACCGGCTGGACAAGCGGACGTGGACGTACATCTTCGGCGCCTGCTGCGCCACCACCGTCTTCATCCCCTCCTTCCACAACTACCGCGTCTGGTCCTTCCTCGGCCTCGGCATGACCACCTACACCGCCTGGTACctcaccatcgccgccgccgtccacggccAGGTCGACGGCGTCACGCACTCGGGCCCCAACAAGCTCGTGCTCTACTTCACCGGCGCCACCAACATCCTCTACACCTTCGGCGGCCACGCGGTCACTGT CGAGATCATGCACGCGATGTGGAAGCCGCGCAAGTTCAAGTACATCTACCTGCTGGCGACGCTGTACGTGTTCACGCTGACgctgccgtcggcggcggccatgtaCTGGGCgttcggcgaccagctgctgaCCCACTCGAACGCCTTCTCGCTGCTGCCGCGGACCGGGTGGCGCGACGCGGCGGTGATCCTGATGCTGATCCACCAGTTCATCACGTTCGGGTTCGCGTGCACCCCGCTCTACTTCGTGTGGGAGAAGGCGGTCGGGATGCACGGCACCCGGAGCGTCCTCAAGCGCGCGCTGGCGCGGCTCCCGATCGTGGTGCCCATCTGGTTCCTCGCCATCATCTTCCCCTTCTTCGGGCCCATCAACTCCGCCGTCGGCGCGCTCCTCGTCAGCTTCACCGTCTACGTCATCCCAGCGCTGGCCCACATGCTCACCTACCGCTCGGCGTCCGCCAGACTG AACGCCGCGGAGAAGCCGCCGTCGTTCCTGCCGAGCTGGTCGGGGATGTTCGTGGTGAACGCGTTCGTGGTGGCGTGGGTGCTGGTGGTCGGCTTCGGGCTCGGCGGCTGGGCCAGCGTCGCCAACTTCATCAAGCAGATCGACACGTTCGGCCTCTTCGCCAGGTGCTACCAGTGCCCGCCCAAGCCGCACGCCGGGTCGCcgttgccggcgccgccgcaccactAG
- the LOC120698514 gene encoding pleckstrin homology domain-containing protein 1-like — protein sequence MAASLWRAVMDSVSGSSSPSAPDAASGGVEFWHGAERAGWLNKQGEYIKTWRRRWFVLKQGRLFWFKDPAVTRASVPRGVIPVASCLTVKGAEDVLNRQFAFELSTPAETMYFIADSEKEKEEWINSIGRSIVQHSRSIADAEVVDYDSRPQATTQSKDSQETEPAA from the coding sequence atggcggccagCCTGTGGCGCGCCGTGATGGACAGCGTCAGCGGgtcctcctccccctcggcgcccgacgcggcgtccggcgGCGTCGAGTTCTGGCACggggccgagcgcgcggggtGGCTCAACAAGCAGGGCGAGTACATCAAGacgtggcggcgccggtggtTCGTGCTCAAGCAGGGCCGCCTCTTCTGGTTCAAGGACCCCGCCGTGACGCGGGCCTCCGTGCCCCGCGGCGTCATCCCCGTCGCCTCCTGCCTCACCGTCAAGGGCGCCGAGGACGTGCTCAACCGCCAGTTCGCCTTCGAGCTCTCCACCCCCGCCGAGACCATGTACTTCATCGCCGACTccgagaaggagaaggaggagtgGATCAACTCCATCGGCCGCTCCATCGTCCAGCACTCCCGCTCCATCGCCGACGCCGAGGTCGTCGACTACGACAGCCGCCCCCAGGCCACGACGCAGTCCAAGGACAGCCAAGAGACCGAGCCGGCGGCGTAG